From a region of the Seleniivibrio woodruffii genome:
- the modD gene encoding ModD protein: protein MFFTENDIDRWIEEDIPYIDLTTTLTDFSKDRLNIKYTARDSITLSACEAAVRVLEKTGCQVHSARRSGDSVSAGELIIEAEGTPQAVHTGWRVSLNLMEYSSGIATRTKKLVTAAKAVNPDIVVSGTRKAFPGTRRLSVQALMAGGAVPHRLGLSETVLFFSAHYDNAGGLDALLEKMPEIRLKCLEKKIEIELEKLSDIEKAVKAGVDSIQTDKMTPSQVAETVKLVKVLNPAVKVLAAGGISIDNAAEYAATGADMLVTSWMYFGKPADIKASIS, encoded by the coding sequence ATGTTTTTCACTGAAAATGATATAGACAGATGGATAGAAGAGGATATCCCCTACATAGACCTGACAACCACCCTCACTGATTTTTCAAAAGACAGGCTGAATATTAAATATACCGCAAGGGACAGCATTACGCTGAGCGCATGCGAGGCGGCGGTGCGTGTGCTTGAAAAGACAGGCTGTCAGGTGCATTCTGCACGCAGAAGCGGGGACAGCGTTTCTGCCGGAGAGCTTATCATCGAGGCGGAAGGAACGCCGCAGGCTGTGCACACAGGATGGCGGGTGTCTCTCAACCTGATGGAATATTCCTCCGGCATAGCAACACGAACTAAAAAACTTGTGACGGCGGCAAAGGCCGTCAATCCGGATATTGTTGTCAGCGGCACACGCAAAGCCTTTCCCGGCACACGCAGGCTCTCCGTTCAGGCTCTGATGGCTGGCGGGGCAGTCCCCCACAGGCTTGGCCTTTCCGAGACGGTGCTGTTTTTTTCTGCTCACTACGACAACGCCGGCGGACTGGATGCTCTGCTTGAAAAAATGCCCGAAATACGCCTGAAATGCCTTGAAAAGAAGATAGAAATAGAGCTTGAAAAGCTCTCTGACATTGAAAAAGCAGTTAAGGCGGGTGTGGACAGCATTCAGACGGACAAAATGACCCCTTCGCAGGTGGCTGAGACAGTGAAGCTGGTGAAGGTTTTGAATCCGGCTGTAAAAGTTCTGGCCGCAGGCGGCATAAGCATCGACAACGCCGCAGAATATGCCGCAACGGGGGCGGATATGCTCGTAACCTCGTGGATGTACTTCGGAAAACCCGCAGACATAAAGGCATCCATAAGCTAG
- a CDS encoding heat shock protein transcriptional repressor HspR: MRSKPLYVISIVSEMFDLHPQTLRQYERLGFINPQRSQGNTRLYSDEDLETLKFILTLTKDMGVNLAGVEVIMNMKNQIEELKAQNDTMRRFIMENADSINAKREGLVPVKENRIIKVRIEKE, encoded by the coding sequence ATGAGAAGTAAGCCCCTCTACGTCATAAGTATTGTGTCGGAGATGTTCGATCTGCACCCGCAGACCCTCCGGCAGTATGAAAGGCTGGGATTCATAAACCCCCAGCGCTCTCAGGGAAACACAAGATTATACTCTGACGAGGACCTTGAAACCTTGAAATTCATCCTTACCCTCACCAAAGACATGGGGGTAAATCTGGCCGGAGTGGAAGTTATCATGAACATGAAAAACCAGATAGAGGAACTTAAAGCCCAGAACGATACCATGCGCAGATTCATAATGGAGAACGCAGACAGCATAAACGCAAAACGTGAGGGACTTGTTCCCGTTAAGGAGAACAGGATAATCAAGGTCAGAATCGAAAAGGAGTGA
- the clpB gene encoding ATP-dependent chaperone ClpB — protein sequence MINFNKMTIKAQEAVQAALDDAESRNHQQLLPEHLLFALIKQEDGIVTPLLHKAGVNVSKLLDETERIINKQPKVEGSVQLYMSQEAKKALDYAFNSLKKFGDEYVSTEHILMGVGENAGYDLRTALSSCGYSLNTILKAYEATKGSSRVTDQNPEDKMNVLDKYTIDLTEAARKGKLDPVIGRDEEIRRVIHVLSRRTKNNPVLIGEPGVGKTAIAEGLAQRIINGDVPESLKNRTVAVLDMGALIAGTKFRGEFEDRLKAILNAIKEREGEIVLFIDEMHTLVGAGKSDGAMDAANLLKPALARGELHCIGATTLDEYKKYVEKDSALERRFQPVYVKEPTVEDTVSILRGLKERYEVHHGVRIKDSALVAAAHLADKYISDRFMPDKAIDLIDEATARIRMEIDSLPTELDELERKITQLEIDKQALKKEQDAASRQRLEKLENELANLREQASAMRMAWQNEKNVIQQVRTIKEQIEQAKHDMAQAERFGDLQKASEIKYGTLVNLNKDMETANLKLTELQKSKRMLKEEVDEEDIAAVISKWTGIPATKLLEAEADKLINMEKYLHKRVIGQDNAIAAVCESVRRSRAGLNDPNKPLGSFIFLGPTGVGKTELAKSLAEFLFDSEDAIVRIDMSEYMEKHAVARLIGAPPGYVGYEEGGQLTEAVRRRPYCVILLDEIEKAHPDVFNVLLQLLDDGRLTDSKGRTVSFKNCVVIMTSNIASDLIHESFAKEGSWQEKYGEIQKIATGQLSMFFRPEFLNRIDDIIVFHPLGMEHIADIAEILMQGFAKRVAENNIELSWDKSVIDEIIKAGFDPSYGARPMKRAIRRLVENFVAEKIIRGELKQGDKAQLSFTNGGMQIILS from the coding sequence ATGATTAACTTCAACAAAATGACCATTAAAGCACAGGAGGCTGTTCAGGCCGCTCTGGACGATGCGGAGAGCCGCAATCACCAGCAGCTTCTGCCGGAACATCTTCTCTTTGCGCTCATAAAACAGGAAGACGGAATAGTAACCCCCCTTCTGCATAAGGCGGGAGTGAACGTAAGCAAGCTTCTGGACGAAACTGAACGAATCATAAACAAACAGCCCAAGGTTGAGGGCAGTGTTCAGCTTTATATGTCGCAGGAGGCGAAAAAGGCTCTGGATTATGCCTTTAACAGCCTTAAGAAATTCGGGGACGAATACGTCTCCACCGAGCATATCCTCATGGGTGTGGGCGAAAATGCGGGTTATGACCTGCGCACCGCTCTTTCATCCTGCGGATATTCCCTTAATACGATACTCAAGGCATATGAGGCCACCAAAGGCTCAAGCCGTGTGACCGACCAGAACCCTGAAGACAAGATGAACGTTCTGGATAAATATACCATAGACCTGACGGAAGCCGCCAGAAAGGGCAAACTTGACCCTGTAATAGGCAGGGACGAAGAGATAAGACGTGTGATACACGTTCTCTCCAGACGAACAAAGAATAACCCTGTGCTGATAGGCGAGCCGGGCGTAGGTAAAACAGCCATAGCCGAAGGACTTGCCCAGCGAATCATTAACGGCGACGTGCCGGAATCCCTGAAAAACCGAACTGTGGCAGTGCTCGACATGGGCGCACTCATAGCCGGAACAAAGTTCAGGGGCGAGTTTGAGGACAGGCTCAAAGCGATTCTGAATGCAATCAAAGAGCGTGAGGGCGAGATTGTGCTCTTTATAGACGAGATGCACACTCTTGTGGGCGCAGGTAAATCCGACGGCGCAATGGATGCCGCAAACCTGCTTAAACCCGCACTGGCAAGGGGCGAACTCCACTGCATCGGCGCAACGACACTTGACGAATACAAAAAATACGTTGAGAAGGATTCCGCACTTGAGCGCAGATTCCAGCCGGTGTATGTCAAAGAACCCACAGTGGAGGACACTGTTTCCATTCTGAGGGGACTTAAAGAGCGTTACGAGGTGCACCACGGTGTGCGCATCAAGGACAGCGCACTGGTTGCCGCCGCACATCTTGCCGACAAATACATCAGCGACAGGTTCATGCCCGACAAGGCGATAGACCTGATAGACGAGGCTACGGCCAGAATCCGTATGGAGATAGACAGTCTGCCCACGGAACTGGACGAGCTTGAAAGAAAGATAACTCAGCTTGAGATAGACAAACAGGCTCTTAAGAAGGAGCAGGATGCCGCCAGCAGACAGAGGCTTGAGAAGCTTGAAAACGAGCTTGCAAACCTGAGAGAGCAGGCATCCGCAATGCGTATGGCATGGCAGAACGAAAAGAACGTCATTCAGCAGGTGCGCACCATTAAAGAGCAGATAGAACAGGCTAAGCACGACATGGCGCAGGCGGAACGCTTCGGCGATCTGCAAAAGGCGTCTGAGATAAAATACGGAACCCTCGTGAACCTTAATAAGGACATGGAGACTGCAAACCTGAAACTTACCGAGCTTCAGAAGAGCAAGCGCATGCTGAAAGAGGAGGTTGATGAGGAGGATATCGCCGCAGTTATCAGCAAATGGACGGGAATCCCCGCCACAAAACTGCTGGAGGCTGAGGCCGACAAGCTCATAAACATGGAAAAATACCTTCACAAGCGTGTGATAGGTCAGGATAACGCCATCGCCGCCGTCTGCGAATCTGTCAGACGAAGCAGGGCGGGGCTTAACGACCCTAACAAACCGCTGGGTTCGTTCATTTTCCTCGGCCCCACAGGTGTGGGTAAGACAGAGCTTGCGAAATCACTGGCCGAGTTCCTTTTCGATTCGGAGGATGCAATCGTCCGTATCGATATGAGCGAATATATGGAGAAACACGCCGTTGCAAGGCTCATCGGAGCACCCCCCGGATACGTCGGATACGAAGAGGGCGGACAGCTCACCGAGGCCGTGCGCAGAAGACCCTATTGCGTCATACTTCTTGACGAGATAGAAAAGGCGCATCCGGACGTGTTCAACGTTCTGCTTCAGCTTCTTGACGACGGCAGGCTCACCGACAGCAAAGGACGTACGGTGTCCTTTAAAAACTGCGTGGTGATAATGACCTCGAACATAGCAAGCGACCTCATCCATGAATCGTTTGCAAAAGAGGGCAGCTGGCAGGAGAAATACGGCGAGATACAGAAAATAGCAACCGGACAGCTTTCGATGTTCTTCAGGCCTGAGTTCCTGAACCGTATCGATGATATCATCGTTTTCCATCCTCTCGGAATGGAGCATATCGCCGATATAGCAGAGATACTTATGCAGGGATTCGCCAAAAGGGTGGCCGAGAACAACATTGAACTTTCATGGGACAAATCTGTCATTGATGAGATAATAAAGGCAGGTTTTGATCCGTCATACGGCGCAAGACCCATGAAGCGTGCCATCAGGCGTCTGGTTGAAAACTTTGTAGCGGAGAAGATAATCAGAGGCGAGCTGAAACAGGGTGATAAAGCTCAGCTTTCGTTCACGAATGGCGGCATGCAGATTATTTTATCCTAA
- a CDS encoding acyl-CoA thioesterase translates to MNTFWQVRPEHLNHYGKLFGGVMLKWIDEAAWMTASLDFPGCKMVTVAMDSIVFKHQVVNGSILRFETKPKKIGTKSITYTVNVFADEPGGVIEKEVFSTNITFCRIDAEGRSTALPVYEQLRSES, encoded by the coding sequence ATGAACACCTTCTGGCAGGTTCGACCTGAACACCTGAACCATTACGGAAAGCTTTTCGGCGGCGTGATGCTGAAATGGATAGATGAGGCCGCATGGATGACTGCGTCTCTGGACTTTCCCGGGTGCAAAATGGTCACAGTGGCCATGGACAGCATCGTTTTTAAGCATCAGGTGGTGAACGGTTCCATCCTGAGATTTGAGACCAAACCCAAAAAGATAGGCACAAAATCCATCACCTACACGGTGAACGTTTTTGCCGACGAGCCGGGCGGTGTCATAGAAAAAGAGGTCTTTTCAACCAACATAACCTTCTGCCGCATAGACGCAGAAGGCCGCTCAACAGCCCTTCCCGTATACGAACAGCTTCGCTCAGAGAGTTAA
- the modA gene encoding molybdate ABC transporter substrate-binding protein has product MKKILLTVLAVAVFSFSAYAEDLRIAAGAGYKNLVEDLAAIYEAKTGKKAERMYGNMGQVAAQVKLGGGICLVIGEEAFLKASGVAYSSYTPIGKGVLTLVTRKGLTAKTPEDIRKPEFAKIALPDTEKAIYGKAGLQFLKSTGLYADVEKRIIPAATVPQSGAYALSGEVDAAFVNTTFAGANKDNLGSVIDIEKGYSPLEINAATLPDCRLTDEVKSFLDAISSPDGKKTAKKHGLI; this is encoded by the coding sequence ATGAAAAAGATACTTTTAACGGTTCTTGCTGTGGCTGTGTTCAGCTTCAGCGCTTATGCGGAAGATCTTCGCATAGCCGCTGGCGCAGGATACAAAAACCTTGTGGAAGACCTTGCTGCCATCTACGAAGCCAAAACAGGCAAAAAAGCCGAACGGATGTACGGCAACATGGGACAGGTTGCGGCTCAGGTTAAACTGGGCGGCGGAATCTGCCTTGTGATAGGCGAGGAGGCGTTTCTCAAGGCTTCCGGAGTGGCCTACAGCTCTTACACTCCCATCGGAAAGGGTGTTCTGACCCTTGTCACCAGAAAAGGCCTTACTGCCAAAACGCCGGAGGACATCAGAAAACCTGAATTTGCTAAAATAGCACTTCCTGATACTGAGAAGGCAATATACGGGAAAGCAGGGCTTCAGTTCCTGAAAAGCACAGGGCTTTATGCTGACGTTGAAAAAAGGATAATCCCTGCCGCAACAGTGCCTCAGTCGGGTGCATACGCACTTTCCGGAGAGGTTGACGCCGCATTCGTAAACACCACGTTTGCAGGTGCGAACAAGGATAATCTCGGTTCCGTAATAGATATCGAAAAGGGCTACAGCCCTCTTGAGATTAACGCCGCAACACTGCCCGACTGCAGGCTGACTGATGAAGTGAAATCCTTCCTCGATGCAATCAGCTCGCCGGACGGTAAAAAGACAGCCAAGAAACACGGACTGATATAA
- the dnaJ gene encoding molecular chaperone DnaJ, with protein sequence MSQDYYAILGVAKSATEDEIKKAYRKLARKYHPDVNPGDKSAEDKFKEISEAYGVLSDAEKRKQYDSLGHDAFKNGGHGYDFSGANFEDIRNHFGGFDMNDIFGNMFGGGFGGGGRRRSDTPVQGEDINLTVQVPFKDAVFGNEYEISVNHTEKCASCNGKGGDKVTCPTCNGSGQSMNQRGGMFSVSACPTCKGHGQISKNVCSVCKGSGYKNVQEKIKVRIPKGVDKNSKIRVAGKGNAGRNGGPQGDLYIITNVQDHDVFERKGDNIYVNVEVDMFEAALGTKINLPTPYGTISMNIPAGTQPGQTFRVKNKGVPSLKGSAAGDLYVVIKVRVPQVAVEKDREALSDMQHRYSDDARQRLIDKARL encoded by the coding sequence ATGTCCCAAGACTATTACGCTATCCTCGGCGTGGCGAAATCCGCCACTGAGGACGAAATCAAAAAAGCATACAGAAAGCTGGCAAGGAAATATCACCCTGATGTGAACCCCGGCGACAAATCCGCCGAGGACAAATTCAAGGAGATATCCGAGGCCTATGGCGTTCTGTCCGATGCCGAGAAACGCAAGCAGTACGACTCTCTGGGGCATGACGCATTTAAAAACGGAGGACACGGATACGATTTCTCCGGTGCAAACTTTGAAGACATAAGAAACCACTTCGGCGGTTTCGACATGAACGATATATTCGGGAACATGTTCGGCGGCGGATTTGGCGGCGGAGGCCGCCGCCGCTCCGACACCCCCGTTCAGGGCGAGGATATCAACCTCACTGTTCAGGTTCCCTTCAAAGATGCTGTGTTCGGAAACGAATATGAGATATCCGTGAACCATACAGAAAAATGCGCCTCCTGCAACGGCAAGGGCGGCGACAAGGTTACCTGTCCCACCTGCAACGGTTCAGGCCAGAGTATGAACCAGAGAGGCGGAATGTTCTCGGTTTCCGCATGCCCCACATGCAAAGGGCACGGCCAGATATCTAAAAACGTCTGCTCCGTGTGCAAAGGCAGCGGATATAAGAACGTGCAGGAAAAGATAAAGGTCCGCATCCCCAAGGGTGTGGATAAGAACTCGAAGATCCGTGTGGCAGGAAAAGGAAATGCGGGGCGGAACGGCGGACCGCAGGGTGATCTTTATATCATCACAAACGTGCAGGATCACGATGTCTTCGAGAGAAAGGGCGACAACATTTATGTGAACGTTGAGGTCGATATGTTCGAAGCCGCACTGGGAACGAAGATAAACCTTCCCACCCCATACGGCACCATAAGCATGAACATTCCCGCAGGCACACAGCCCGGGCAGACCTTCCGTGTCAAAAACAAAGGTGTTCCGAGTCTCAAAGGCAGCGCCGCAGGCGACCTTTATGTCGTTATCAAGGTGCGTGTGCCTCAGGTTGCGGTAGAGAAAGACCGTGAAGCCCTGAGCGACATGCAGCACAGATATTCAGATGATGCCAGACAGAGACTCATAGACAAAGCGAGGCTGTAG
- a CDS encoding Hsp20/alpha crystallin family protein → MAIVRWDPLKDLMTMHDRMNKIFDETLSKTAHGSYGDWLPPVDIYETDSEIVIIAELPGVKEDELDIQMADGVLVLKGEKKYPVDGDSDNYYRLERSYGKFNRSFAIPNNVDVNSVKASLKDGLLKITLQKRTEVQPKVIKVETE, encoded by the coding sequence ATGGCAATCGTAAGATGGGATCCCCTGAAAGACCTGATGACAATGCACGACAGAATGAACAAAATCTTTGACGAAACCCTGAGCAAAACCGCTCACGGAAGCTATGGCGACTGGCTCCCCCCTGTGGATATCTACGAAACAGATTCGGAGATAGTCATCATAGCGGAACTGCCCGGTGTTAAAGAGGACGAACTGGATATTCAGATGGCTGACGGTGTTCTGGTTCTCAAGGGCGAAAAGAAATATCCCGTGGACGGCGACAGCGACAACTATTACAGGCTGGAGCGTTCATACGGAAAATTTAACCGCTCTTTCGCAATCCCCAACAACGTTGATGTCAACAGCGTTAAGGCATCGCTGAAAGACGGACTTCTGAAGATAACCCTTCAGAAACGCACAGAGGTTCAGCCCAAGGTTATCAAAGTAGAAACTGAATAA
- a CDS encoding molybdate ABC transporter permease subunit produces the protein MDLFLNELTSQQIIFSIFLTAKVCFWAFLLHGFFGILLAWYLSSEKAPFRNVINIIISFPLVFPPIATGFLLLMVFGRFGVLGKYLQPLGVEIIFTQKALVLAAFTAGLPLVVKPIQSAIASSAKNLIEASLTLGKSRLTTFIRVVVPNVRKSIFAGLALGVGRSMGEVGITLMIGGNIIGKTNTLSLEIYNAVFDGNYLRAGVLCVILLGVSVILFTLLRRMETRSV, from the coding sequence ATGGATCTGTTTCTGAACGAGCTGACCAGCCAGCAGATTATCTTTTCGATATTTCTGACGGCAAAGGTCTGCTTCTGGGCTTTTCTCCTGCACGGGTTCTTCGGAATACTCCTTGCGTGGTATCTGAGCAGTGAGAAAGCCCCGTTCAGAAACGTTATCAATATAATAATCTCATTTCCGCTTGTTTTTCCTCCCATCGCAACGGGCTTTCTTCTGCTGATGGTCTTCGGCAGATTCGGAGTTCTGGGGAAATATCTTCAGCCGCTGGGCGTTGAGATAATCTTTACCCAGAAGGCTCTGGTATTGGCTGCGTTCACAGCCGGACTGCCTCTGGTGGTCAAGCCCATTCAGTCGGCCATAGCCTCATCCGCAAAAAACCTCATCGAAGCCTCTCTGACCCTCGGCAAAAGCAGACTGACCACATTTATCCGTGTCGTTGTGCCAAACGTAAGAAAGAGTATCTTTGCGGGGCTTGCCCTCGGTGTCGGCAGATCAATGGGGGAGGTGGGCATAACCCTTATGATAGGCGGCAATATAATCGGTAAGACAAATACCCTTTCGCTGGAAATATATAATGCCGTTTTCGACGGTAATTATTTGCGTGCGGGGGTTCTCTGCGTTATACTTCTGGGAGTCTCCGTTATCCTCTTTACCCTTCTGAGGAGGATGGAGACAAGGAGCGTTTAA
- a CDS encoding sigma-70 family RNA polymerase sigma factor: MSEETEETLDETEQLDEEEIEEAAEQAEMPAPVSENSLKQYLNSISRYKPLTKEQEYDLGVRIAGGDQEALNKLILSNLKFVVSIANRYKNTGLPISDLINQGNLGLVEAAKRFDHTKDVKFISYAVWWIRQSIIQALAEQSGTVKLPIKQAGILYKINGAIEKLNKQLNREPNSHELAEYLKMEEEDIENVLRVSRNYLSLEAPIKDGEDRSFIDLLESGSADIEEDIIAKTLKAALDDIVDELDERESQIISWRFGLDGEAPRTLEEIGEKMQISRERVRQLETRALAKLRKKAMKNKLQDFLN; the protein is encoded by the coding sequence ATGAGCGAAGAAACAGAAGAGACTCTGGACGAAACCGAACAACTTGATGAAGAAGAGATAGAAGAGGCTGCGGAGCAGGCAGAGATGCCTGCTCCCGTCAGCGAAAACTCGCTGAAACAGTATCTCAACAGCATCTCACGATATAAACCCCTTACGAAAGAACAGGAGTACGATCTAGGTGTGCGCATCGCCGGGGGCGATCAGGAAGCGCTGAACAAGCTCATCCTCTCAAACCTTAAATTCGTCGTTTCAATAGCGAACAGATACAAAAATACGGGACTGCCCATATCAGACCTTATCAATCAGGGCAACCTCGGTCTGGTGGAGGCGGCGAAACGCTTCGACCACACAAAAGACGTCAAATTCATATCCTATGCCGTCTGGTGGATACGTCAGTCCATAATTCAGGCTCTGGCGGAGCAGTCGGGCACTGTAAAACTGCCCATCAAACAGGCGGGGATCCTCTACAAGATAAACGGCGCAATAGAGAAGCTGAACAAACAGCTGAACCGTGAGCCGAATTCCCACGAACTTGCGGAATACCTTAAAATGGAGGAGGAGGACATCGAAAACGTTCTCCGTGTTTCCAGAAACTACCTTTCTCTGGAAGCTCCCATAAAGGACGGTGAGGATCGTTCGTTCATCGACCTGCTTGAGTCAGGTTCCGCAGATATTGAGGAAGATATCATCGCCAAAACGCTGAAAGCCGCTCTGGACGATATCGTTGACGAACTGGACGAGCGTGAGTCACAGATAATCTCATGGCGTTTCGGTCTGGACGGCGAAGCTCCCAGAACACTGGAAGAGATAGGCGAAAAGATGCAGATAAGCCGTGAGCGTGTGCGTCAGCTTGAGACCCGTGCGCTGGCAAAACTCCGCAAAAAAGCCATGAAAAATAAATTACAGGACTTCCTTAACTAA